One Solea senegalensis isolate Sse05_10M linkage group LG3, IFAPA_SoseM_1, whole genome shotgun sequence genomic window carries:
- the dock11 gene encoding dedicator of cytokinesis protein 11 isoform X2 yields MSEVRKFTKRLSKPGTAAEVRQSVSEAVRGTVDLVEQPKIIEPLDYEAVVFQRKAQIHSDPHRDLLLCPVDDVSESQLSRQRRTVVPSVPQNAEREARSLFAKECIKMYNTDWHVINYKYEAYSGDFRMLPSKGLKTDKLPAHVFEIDEDAKDEDTASLCSQRGGIMKQGWLQKANINSSLSVSMRVFKRRYFYLSQLPDGSYILNSYKDEKNCKDTKGSIYLDSCIDVVQSPKMRRNGFELKMQDRYSHFLAADSEAEMEEWVVTLKQALQSSTEAGQDRRNGTESLECVLDDDTTSQGKGESLLESLGRSLHPELMKYARETDQLNKLNRNEVRQKLFSLDPETQRLDFSGIEPDVKPFEERFGRRIMVSCHDLTFSLQGCVSEKGDSVLTNVEPFFISLALFDVSKSCKISADFHVDLNPPCVREMLTDTSAQLSPSSDSDGGGGGGASEGGAGGELMVNGDSGKGNGLPVFQRVSEALLRFPTQGIFSVTNPHADIFLVARVEKVLQNGITHCAEPYIKTSDVNKTAQKVLKAAKQTCQRLGQYRMPFAWAAKQVFKDAQGSLDMDGKFSPLYRQDSSKISTDDIIKLLADIRKPEKSKLQTIPGQLNVTIECVPPDISNTVTSSYIPVKPFEEGCERVSVEVEEFLPEEAKYNYPFTTYKNQLYIYPLQLKYDNQKTFTKARNIAVCIQFKDSDEEGAVPLKCIYGKPVDSLSTSSTYAAVLHHNQSPEFYDEVKIELPVHVHEKHHILFTFYHISCESSSKASSKKREGVESLVGYSWMSLLKDGRMQSLELQLSVAATLPAGYLCQDTRKSQPDIKWVENAKTLFKVRTHVASTIYAQDLHLQNFFQHCQLMRTTSEGNPAELIKYLKCLHAMETHVIINFLPTVLMQLFEVLTAASKEAHEIAVNSLRVIIHIVSRCHEEGLEHYLRSFVKYVFVTNNSPSGNSPTTHELLATSVTAILKHTADFNTSNKLLKYSWFFFETMAKSVAQYLQEGNRMKMPRAQRFPDSFHQALQSLVLSVMPHITIRYMEIPEEARCINLSLATLIKRCLTFMNRGFAFGLVNHYMCHFSLKDPKVLSEMKFDFIMTVCNHEHFIPLNLPMAFGRTKLQRVQEQSLEFSLTEEYCRNHFLVGLLLREVAEALQQGPEVRQLAVSVLKNLLIKHAMDDRYTIFKNQQARICLLYLPLFELLYQNLKQLSAQPHTSSPGLGLNGSRDDLISTGSTDSRRVSAAIERDHGLAALNGHVVRREDSRASLLMDPGTPDSIELQRRCSTMSSSPMPPSGRLGQYEIKGLLLSFLHIVKTLSEDTLIAYWNKVSPPEIMNFLCLLEICLAQFRYIGKRSISRSQEICVPKLFSSDRKSQTMPAMRCNRSSLMQTKIHQFSTMEASLTLNIGSGPSEAEIHQQALLEGNISTEVCLSVLDVLSFFTQCFKTQLLESDGHNPLMKKVFDVYLTFLKVGQSEAALRHVFAALRAFINKFPSVLFKGRVTLCEALCCEVLKCCVSKLASLRAEASALLYLLMRNNYEYTKRKTFLRTHLQIIIAVSQLISDVALTGSSRFQESLSIINNFANSDKAMKSTAFPSEVKGLTKRIRTVLMATAQMREHEKDPEMLLDLQYSLARSYASTPELRRTWLDSMARAHLKNGDLSETAMCYVHVAALVAEYLHRKKLFPTGLAAFKKITVNIEEEAAMKEDTGMQDVYYTEEVLVEHLEVCVEALWKAERYELITHIAKLIIPIYEKRHEYEKLSRLYDTLHRAYNKIMEVILSGRRLLGTYFRVAFYGQGFFEEEDGKEYIYKEPKLTGLSEISQRLLTLYGEKFGPENVRIIQDSNKVNPKDLDPKFAYVQVTFVKPYFEEKEAPENKTDFEKSHNICRFVFETPYTLSGKKHGGVEEQCKRRTVLTTVNAFPYVKKRVEVVGEKQMELKPVDVAIDEMRARTAELIKLCSSQEVDMIQLQLKLQGCVSVQVNAGPMAYARAFLDDSKANQSGNKKVKDLKDIFRRFVEACSMALDINERLIKEDQFEYHEGLKGNFKEMVKELSDIIHEQIYQEGMMRSLLQNSLHVFRAISGTSTELG; encoded by the exons GAGCAGCCAAAGATAATCGAGCCACTGGATTATGAAGCTGTGGTTTTCCAGAGAAAGGCCCAGATCCACAGTGACCCCCACAGAGACCTGCTGCTCTGCCCTGTGGACGATGTCTCG gAGTCACAGCTGTCCAGGCAGAGGAGGACTGTTGTTCCCTCTGTACCCCAGAATGCTGAGCGGGAGGCCAGGAGTCTATTTGCAAAAGAG TGCATCAAGATGTACAACACCGACTGGCATGTAATCAACTACAAATACGAGGCTTACTCTGGTGATTTCCGCATGTTGCCAAG caaaGGCCTGAAGACAGACAAGCTGCCAGCTCACGTGTTTGAGATCGATGAAGACGCCAAAGATGAG GACACAGCATCGCTGTGCTCCCAGAGGGGAGGCATCATGAAGCAGGGCTGGCTACAGAAAGCCAACATCAACagcagtctgtctgtctcgaTGAGG GTGTTCAAAAGGAGGTACTTCTACTTGTCCCAGCTGCCTGACGGCTCCTACATCCTCAACTCCTACAAGGATGAGAAGAACTGTAAGGATACCAAAGGCTCCATCTACCTGGACTCGTGCATAGATGTCGTTCAG AGCCCAAAGATGCGCCGTAATGGCTTTGAGCTGAAGATGCAAGACCGCTACAGCCACTTCTTGGCTGCAGACAGTGAAGCAGAGATGGAAGAATGGGTGGTGACGCTGAAACAGGCTCTGCAGAGCAGCACCGAGGCCGGCCAAGACAGGAGGAACGGCACTGAGTCACTGGAGTGTGTCTTGG ATGATGACACGACCAGTCAAGGGAAAGGTGAGAGCCTGCTGGAGAGTCTGGGCAGGAGCCTACATCCTGAACTCATGAAG TATGCCAGGGAAACTGACCAGCTCAACAAGCTCAACAGGAATGAAGTCAGACAAAAGCTTTTCTCTCTGGATCCTGAGACACAG AGGCTGGACTTCTCAGGCATCGAGCCTGATGTGAAGCCATTCGAGGAGCGCTTTGGCCGACGTATTATGGTCAGCTGCCACGACTTGACCTTCAGTCTGCAGGGCTGCGTTAGTGAGAAGGGAGACAGCGTTCTCACCAAT GTGGAACCGTTCTTCATCAGCTTAGCTCTCTTCGATGTCTCAAAGAGCTGTAAGATCTCGGCTGACTTCCACGTTGACCTGAACCCGCCCTGTGTCAGGGAGATGCTGACCGACACCTCGGCCCAGCTGTCTCCTTCCTCAGACTCagatggtggaggaggagggggagccAGTGAAGGAGGAGCGGGAGGAGAACTAATGGTGAATGGAGACTCTGGAAAAGGCAACGGTCTCCCTGTTTTTCAGAGAGTGTCAGAGGCTCTGCTGCGCTTCCCCACACAG GGAATATTTTCAGTAACCAACCCTCATGCAGACATCTTCCTGGTGGCCCGCGTGGAGAAGGTGTTACAGAATGGCATCACCCACTGCGCCGAGCCGTACATTAAGACATCAGACGTCAACAAG ACTGCTCAGAAGGTGCTCAAAGCTGCCAAGCAGACATGCCAGCGCTTGGGCCAGTACAGGATGCCGTTTGCCTGGGCTGCCAA gcaGGTGTTCAAAGATGCTCAGGGCAGCCTGGACATGGATGGGAAGTTTTCTCCACTCTACCGCCAAGACAGCAGCAAAATATCCACAGATGACATCATCAAGCTGCTGGCTGACATCAGGAA ACCAGAGAAGAGCAAACTTCAGACAATCCCCGGACAACTGAATGTCACCATTGAATGTGTTCCGCCTGACATCTCAA ATACAGTCACTTCCTCCTACATTCCTGTCAAACCTTTTGAGGAAGGCTGTGAGCGAGTGTCAGTGGAGGTGGAAGAGTTCCTCCCTGAGGAGGCCAAGTACAACTACCCCTTCACCACCTACAAGAACCAGCTCTACATCTATCCCCTACAGCTCAAATACGACAACCAGAAGACCTTCACCAAG GCCAGAAACATCGCCGTCTGCATCCAGTTCAAAGATTCAGATGAAGAAGGTGCAGTACCTTTAAAG TGCATCTATGGCAAACCGGTGGATTCGCTCTCCACAAGCAGCACCTATGCAGCCGTCCTGCACCACAATCAGAGCCCGGAGTTCTATGACGAG GTAAAGATCGAACTGCCAGTTCATGTCCATGAGAAGCATCACATCCTCTTCACCTTTTACCACATCAGTTGTGAGTCCAGCAGCAAGGCCAGCAGcaagaagagggagggagtggagtCACTGG tgggTTATTCCTGGATGTCTTTACTAAAAGACGGGCGAATGCAGTCACTGGAACTTCAGCTCTCTGTAGCTGCCACTCTGCCCGCTGGATACCTGTGCCAGGATACCCGGAAG TCCCAACCGGATATCAAATGGGTGGAGAATGCCAAGACGTTGTTCAAAGTGAGGACCCATGTAGCGTCAACAATATATGCTCAG GACCTGCATCTACAAAATTTCTTCCAGCACTGCCAGCTGATGAGGACAACATCGGAGGGCAACCCAGCTGAACTTATCAAATACCTGAAG TGCCTACATGCCATGGAGACCCATGTCATCATCAACTTCCTTCCAACGGTGTTGATGCAGCTGTTTGAGGTGCTCACGGCCGCCAGTAAAGAAGCCCATGAAATTGCTGTCAACTCGCTGCG TGTGATTATACACATAGTTTCCAGATGTCACGAGGAAGGACTGGAACACTACTTGCGCTCTTTTGTCAAG TATGTGTTTGTGACCAACAACTCTCCGTCAGGAAACTCGCCGACCACTCATGAGCTGCTCGCCACCTCAGTCACAGCCATCCTCAAGCACACAGCTGATTTCAACACCAGCAATAAACTGCTCAAG TACTCGTGGTTCTTTTTTGAAACCATGGCCAAATCCGTAGCCCAGTACCTGCAAGAGGGCAACCGCATGAAG ATGCCACGCGCCCAGCGCTTCCCTGACAGTTTTCACCAGGCGCTCCAGTCCCTGGTGTTGTCAGTCATGCCTCACATCACCATCCGCTACATGGAAATCCCAGAAGAAGCTCGCTGCATTAACCTAAGCCTGGCCACTTTGATCAAG AGATGCCTGACCTTCATGAACAGGGGCTTCGCATTTGGCCTTGTCAACCACTATATGTGTCATTTCAGTCTCAAAGATCCTAAG GTGCTGTCTGAAATGAAATTTGACTTTATTATGACTGTGTGCAACCACGAACACTTCATCCCTCTGAACCTGCCTATGGCCTTTGGGCGCACCAAGCTGCAGAGGGTACAAG AGCAGAGTCTGGAGTTCAGCCTGACAGAGGAATACTGCCGTAACCACTTCCTGGTGGGTCTGCTGCTGAGAGAAGTGGCGGAGGCCTTGCAACAAGGGCCTGAGGTCAGACAGCTGGCTGTGAGCGTCCTCAAGAACTTGCTCATTAAACATGCCATGGATGACCGCTACACAATCTTCAAG aaCCAACAGGCCCGCATCTGTTTGCTCTACCTGCCACTTTTTGAGCTGCTCTACCAGAACCTGAAGCAGCTGTCTGCACAGCCACACACCTCCAGCCCTGGCCTTGGCCTCAAC GGCTCCAGAGATGACCTGATTTCAACGGGGTCCACTGACAGCAGGAGAGTCAGCGCTGCGATTGAGAGAGACCACG GATTGGCAGCTCTGAATGGCCATGTTGTGAGGAGAGAGGACTCCAGGGCATCGCTGCTCATGGACCCAGGCACACCTGACAGCATTGAG CTGCAGAGACGTTGCTCGACCATGAGCAGCAGCCCCATGCCTCCCAGTGGCAGACTGGGACAGTATGAGATCAAaggcctcctcctctctttcctccacaTCGTGAAGACCTTGTCAGAAG acacTCTCATTGCCTACTGGAACAAAGTCAGCCCTCCAGAGATAATGAACTTCCTCTGTTTGCTTGA AATCTGTCTGGCTCAGTTTCGTTACATTGGCAAGAGGAGCATCAGCAG GAGTCAGGAGATTTGTGTGCCGAAGCTGTTCTCCTCAGACAGAAAGTCTCAGACGATGCCGGCCATGCGCTGTAATCGCTCCAGTCTCATGCAGACAAAGATTCACCAGTTCAGCACCATGGAAGCCTCCCTCACCCTCAACATAG GATCGGGGCCATCAGAAGCAGAAATCCACCAACAGGCTCTGCTGGAGGGCAACATCTCCACTGAGGTCTGCCTGAGTGTACTGGATGTCCTGTCATTCTTCACTCAGTGCTTTAAG accCAGCTGCTGGAAAGCGACGGTCACAACCCGCTGATGAAGAAAGTGTTTGATGTTTACCTGACATTCCTCAAAGTTGGCCAGTCAGAAGCCGCTCTCAGACACGTGTTTGCTGCTCTCAGGGCTTTCATTAACAAG TTCCCGTCAGTGCTGTTTAAGGGCCGTGTAACGCTGTGTGAGGCCCTGTGCTGCGAGGTGTTGAAGTGCTGCGTCTCCAAGTTGGCGTCTCTGAGAGCTGAAGCATCTGCACTGCTCTACCTGCTGATGAGAAACAACTACGAGTACACGAAGAGGAAGACCTTCCTGCGCACACACCTGCAG atCATCATTGCCGTGAGCCAGCTGATCTCAGACGTGGCACTGACTGGCAGTTCCCGCTTTCAGGAGTCTCTTTCCATCATCAACAACTTTGCAAATAGTGACAAAGCCATGAAG TCCACGGCGTTCCCCTCAGAAGTGAAGGGCCTTACTAAGCGGATCCGCACTGTGCTGATGGCCACAGCGCAGATGAGAGAGCATGAGAAAGACCCAGAGATGCTGCTGGACCTCCAGTACAGTCTGGCCCGCTCTTACGCCAGCACCCCCGAACTGAGGCGGACTTGGCTGGACAGCATGGCCCGAGCACACCTGAAGAACGGAGATCTTTCTGAG ACAGCCATGTGCTACGTTCATGTGGCTGCGCTGGTTGCAGAATACCTGCACAGGAAAA AGTTGTTCCCCACCGGCCTTGCAGCTTTCAAGAAGATCACTGTGAATATCGAAGAGGAAGCAGCCATGAAAGAAGACACTGGAATGCAAGATGTCTATTACACTGAG GAAGTGTTGGTGGAACACCTTGAGGTCTGTGTGGAGGCTCTGTGGAAAGCTGAGCGCTATGAGCTCATCACGCACATTGCCAAACTCATTATCCCCATTTATGAGAAGCGCCACGAGTACGAG aaactAAGTCGACTGTACGACACTCTGCACAGAGCCTACAATAAGATAATGGAAGTGATACTGTCAGGTCGAAGACTGCTTGGGACGTACTTCAGAGTGGCTTTTTATGGACAG gGTTTCTTCGAGGAAGAAGACGGGAAGgaatacatttacaaagagcCTAAACTCACTGGTCTGTCTGAAATCTCTCAGCGGCTGCTGACACTCTATGGGGAAAAGTTTGGGCCAGAAAACGTCAGAATAATTCAGGACTCAAACAAG GTAAACCCCAAAGATCTGGACCCCAAGTTCGCCTACGTCCAGGTGACGTTCGTCAAGCCCTACTTTGAGGAGAAGGAGGCTCCTGAAAATAAAACCGACTTCGAGAAGAGCCACAACATCTGTCGCTTTGTGTTTGAAACCCCGTACACGCTGTCGGGCAAAAAGCATGGCGGTGTTGAGGAGCAGTGCAAGAGGCGCACTGTGCTCACAA CTGTCAACGCCTTTCCATATGTGAAGAAACGAGTGGAGGTGGTGGGTGAGAAGCAGATGGAGCTTAAGCCGGTGGACGTGGCCATAGACGAGATGAGGGCGCGGACGGCCGAGTTGATCAAGCTCTGCTCCAGCCAGGAAGTGGACATGATCCAGCTGCAGCTCAAACTGCagggctgtgtgtctgtgcag GTAAATGCGGGTCCCATGGCCTATGCAAGAGCCTTCCTGGATGACAGTAAAGCCAATCAGTCTGGTAACAAGAAAGTCAAAGACCTTAAGGACATTTTCAG GCGCTTTGTTGAAGCTTGCAGCATGGCTCTGGATATAAACGAGCGCCTGATCAAAGAGGACCAGTTTGAGTACCATGAGGGCCTGAAGGGCAACTTCAAAGAAATGGTGAAAGAGCTCTCAGACATTATCCACGAACAG ATCTACCAGGAGGGTATGATGCGCTCGCTGCTACAGAACTCGCTCCATGTGTTTCGCGCCATCAGTGGGACATCCACAGAATTgggctga